A window of Belonocnema kinseyi isolate 2016_QV_RU_SX_M_011 chromosome 9, B_treatae_v1, whole genome shotgun sequence contains these coding sequences:
- the LOC117180620 gene encoding RING finger protein 212B: MASKETDAQKWLRCNRCFKQLGKTFVLTCCSHVFCDVCLAYARAKKECPQCRNNDLRTMPISDALKAKEIKHCFESVEEPFEKLQQAFMFQKRQLLLNSERLHDIEKKCFKYKEHCQRILKENKTVKEENAKLRAKLNELAKENKEFKAIKPETVAYMLTPYPHSEGPPQQIRPNARFAETSEIT, from the exons ATGGCCTCGAAAGAGACAGATGCACAAAAGTGGCTCCGGTGTAACCGTTGTTTTAAACAATTGGGAAAAACATTTGTTCTAACTTGTTGCAGTCATGTATTTTGTGATGTGTGCCTCGCTTACG CAAGGGCAAAGAAAGAATGTCCTCAGTGTCGAAACAATGATTTGCGAACGATGCCAATATCAGATGCATTAAAAGCAAAAGAAATTAAACACTGCTTTGAATCTGTTGAAGAACCATTTGAAAAACTACAGCAGGCTTTCATGTTTCAAAAAAGGCAGCTCCTGCTAAATAGTGAACGACTGCACGATATC GAAAAGAAGTGTTTCAAATACAAAGAACATTGCCAacgcattttaaaagaaaataaaaccgTTAAAGAAGAGAATGCCAAACTTCGGGCTAAACTAAATGAACTggcaaaagaaaataaagaatttaaagccATAAAACCTGAAACTGTAGCATACATGCTAACTCCCTACCCACATTCAGAAGGACCTCCACAACAAATCCGTCCAAACGCAAGGTTTGCTGAAACTAGTGAAATTACTTAG